The DNA window GTTTTTCGCCTACCCCATCAATATCCATCGCTTTACGAGAAACAAAATGTTTTAATCCTTCTTTTCGTTGTGCTTCACAGACTAATCCACCAGTACAACGTGCGACGGCTTCACCCTCAACTCTGACAATATGTGAGCCGCAAACAGGGCAGTTTTCTGGGAAAATAATAGGTTGTGCATTAGCAAGGCGGCGACTTTGCACGACACCGATTATTTGTGGAATAACATCACCTGCACGGCGAATAATGACGGTATCCCCAATCGCAATGCCTAAACGTTCAATTTCATCAGCATTATGTAATGTTGCATTGCTAACAGTTACGCCACCAATAAAAACAGGTTCTAGTTTAGCTACGGGGGTGATGGCACCAGTTCGTCCAACTTGGAATTCAACGTTATTTAAAACAGTCATTTCTTCTTGTGCTGGAAATTTATAGGCGATAGCCCAACGAGGTGCTTTGGATATAAAGCCAAGTTCATCTTGCAAGTTAATGCTGTTAATTTTAAGTACAGTACCATCAATATCATAGCCAAGAGTAGGGCGTTTTTCTTGGATAGTTTTATAATAATTCAGAACACTTTGTATGCCTTTACAACATTGAATTTCACTATTCACTGGAATACCAATGCTTTTTAACCATTGTAAGCGTTCATAGTGTGTTTTCGGTAGTTCAACCCCTTCAGCGATCCCTATTCCATAAGCATTAAGTACCAATGGACGTTGGCGAGTGATTTTCGGATCTAGTTGACGTAATGAACCTGCGGCAGCATTCCGTGGATTAGCAAAGGTTTTTTCACCATTTTTTAAGGCTTGTTGGTTGAGGTGATCAAAGCCTGCTTGTGGCATAAAGACTTCACCTCGCACTTCCAAACGGGCAGGAGGATTATCAGTTAATAATTGGAGTGGAACATTGCGGATAGTACGAATATTGCTAGTAATATCTTCGCCAGTTGTACCATCACCACGGGTTGCACCTTGCACTAAACTTCCATTGATATACAAAAGGCTAACAGCTAAGCCATCAAGTTTCGGTTCACAGCAAAATTCTAGTTGCTCGGTATCACCCATTTGCAGTGGTAAGCGGTCTTGCATACGTTTAACAAAAGCAACAAAATCATCATCAGAAAAAGCATTATCCAGAGATAGCATTGGAATTTCGTGCTGTATTTGGGCAAAGCCATTCTCAGGTTTAGCTCCCACCCGTTGCGTCGGCGACTCTGGCGTAATGAATTCTGGGTATTGTTGTTCTAATGTTTTTAATTGTTGAAAGAGGCGATCATATTCAGCATCGGGAATTTGTGGTTGATCTAAAACGTGGTATTGATATTCGTGATAACGCAATTCTTCTCTTAATTGTTTAATTTTAGTTGTTATATTCATAAATATTCTCTCTTGGTAAGATAAAAAACCGTACTTTTTTGAGGCTAAACCACAACAAAAGTACGGTTTTGAAGAGAAAAATAAAAATTTACTCTTCCGTTACTTTAGCTAAATAGGCTTGTTTATTTTCTTCAGTAAAAATTTCTCGCCGATCATTTAATAAAAATCCGTTTAGTTCTTCAGAAAGTGTTGTTGCGGTTCTTAACATTGTTCGGAAATTTACGAGGTTATTACCCGGAGATGGTAAAGGCATAAAGAAGGTTAAACCGTTTGTACTAAATTGATCCATATTACTCAGATCAAATACCCCGGGTTTACGCATATTAGCAACACTAAATGTAATTGGGCTGTCGGCATTTAAGTCTAGGTGATAATGGAAAATATTATGTTGACCAAAAATAAAGCCTAAATTTTCTAATGAAGCCACAATGCGGGAACCATAAAATTCACGGTTTTCTGGTGCTACAACATAGATCACAAGGTATTCTTGTTGTGTTTTTTCTTCTGTTGTTTCAGGTTTTTCAGCATTATTTTCACTGTTATTTACTGAATTTATTTCGTCTTTTTCATTTTGTTCAGCTTGATTTGTTATTTCTGTGGTTTGTTCTGATGGTGTTATTTCTTGTTCACCTTTAACCGCATCAAGTGTTGGATTAGATTGAGATGTAGCAGAAATAGGTGGTTGTCCCGGTAGTGTAATTTTAATTTGGCTAACTTCTTGTTCCAGATTATCATCATCTAAATCAAGAGTTTGTTGTAATGGTTGATGAACAGCTACATCATCTTTATTTTCTGTTATTTCGGTAACAGGAGCAGTGGTAGGTTTGGTGGTGTTAGCAGATATAGTAGAAGTGGTATTTGTATTTACACAGTTTTTTTGTACTTCAAGTTGATCATTAATTGAAGCACGACGAACAGGGCGAGGTGCTGAAACATATTCAGAGGTTAATTCTGGTTCTTGTCGCTCAAAACGTTTATTGGCTTGTTCTCGTTGTAATTTTTCTTTACGGGCTGACCATAAACCATGGCCGATTAGAATTGCTAAGATAATGACTGCGATAGTGATAATGATTTGTTGAAGATCCATTGCTAATCCACTCTCTTTTTTGTAGCCTAACTATGAGTTTTGATTGTTTTGGTCTTATCGAATCAATCAGATTTGTTAAATTAACTATTTGATCTTAATTTTCGCTAGACCAGCTTAATAACAGCTAGAAATGGCTGTGTGAAAGTCCTGATAGCTTAGCATATTTTTTCTAGTAGGGCAGTAGTAGATCTCGCTTGAAATTAAGATTTTATTGTTATCATAATCAATTAATAAGAGTATTTACTGTGAATTTTGAAGAAATTAAACAAGGGTTCAATTATTTTGTTTTAGGCTGGCACTTAATTATGCAAAAAGGATTACGCCGTTTTGTTATTGTGCCGTTTATTATTAATATTATTCTACTGAGTGCTATTTTTTACCTTTTTTTACACCAGATTAACCAGTTTAACCATTGGTTAATGGCATTTATACCAGATTGGTTAGGTGTGATTAGTTATTTAATCCTAGCTTTAGGAATAGCGGTTATTTTGTTGTTCTTTTATTTTATTTTTACCACCTTAGCAGGTTTTATTGCTGCTCCTTTTAATGGTCTTTTGGCTGAAAAAGTAGAAATACGATTAACGGGTGAAGAGACAGCTAGTATGACTTTGCTTGATCTCACTAAAGATCTTCCTCGTATTTTTAAGCGAGAATGGCAGAAACTTTGTTATAGTTGGTGGCGTTTAGTGTTACTTTTTCTTTGTGGTTTTATTCCCTTTCTTGGACAAACGATAGTGCCTTTTCTTTTTTTCATTTTTACAGCGTGGTTATTAGCAATTCAGTATTGTGATTATCCTTTTGATAACCACAAAGTTGATTTTCAACAAATGAAACTTGCACTTGCACAAAAACGTTGGTTAAATTTGACTTTTGGTGGTTTAGTGTCTCTCTGTGCTTTTATTCCTTTAGTGAATTTTATTGTAATGCCTGTTGCTGTTTGCGGTGCTACTGCCATTTGGGTGGATCATTATCGTCAGCAGTTTAAGAGCAATCTAGCAGAAAATAGAACGGATTAGAGAAGAAAAAAGGCGATTAAAAATCGCCTTTGTATAAAATTTTGATGAATTTTATCGTACTTCTTTGATCATTATTTCACTAGGAATCGTTTTACCTTGCCAGTAGAGTTCAGCCGATATTTGTTGAGCTAATTCAAGATATGCTTGACTGATAGGATCTTGAGTATCTGCTACAACGGTTGGAATGCCACGATCAAGATCTTCTCGTAAACGAAGGTGTAAAGGCAACTGTCCTAATAATTTAACTTGATATTTTTCGGCAATTTTTTCAGCACCACCCGTACCAAAAATGGCTTCGTGATGGCCACAATTTGCACAGATATGTACACTCATATTTTCAATAA is part of the Mergibacter septicus genome and encodes:
- the ligA gene encoding NAD-dependent DNA ligase LigA, yielding MTTKIKQLREELRYHEYQYHVLDQPQIPDAEYDRLFQQLKTLEQQYPEFITPESPTQRVGAKPENGFAQIQHEIPMLSLDNAFSDDDFVAFVKRMQDRLPLQMGDTEQLEFCCEPKLDGLAVSLLYINGSLVQGATRGDGTTGEDITSNIRTIRNVPLQLLTDNPPARLEVRGEVFMPQAGFDHLNQQALKNGEKTFANPRNAAAGSLRQLDPKITRQRPLVLNAYGIGIAEGVELPKTHYERLQWLKSIGIPVNSEIQCCKGIQSVLNYYKTIQEKRPTLGYDIDGTVLKINSINLQDELGFISKAPRWAIAYKFPAQEEMTVLNNVEFQVGRTGAITPVAKLEPVFIGGVTVSNATLHNADEIERLGIAIGDTVIIRRAGDVIPQIIGVVQSRRLANAQPIIFPENCPVCGSHIVRVEGEAVARCTGGLVCEAQRKEGLKHFVSRKAMDIDGVGEKLIEQLVDREYLHTPADLFLLTKEILIGLDRMGAKSAENALASLEKAKKTTLARFIFALGIRDVGEATAQNLANHFKTLEAIQQADIEQLQQVPDIGEVVANRVHHFWQEEHNRQVVEKLLEVGIHWDPPTLTEQNISDNPLKNKTVVLTGTLTQMGRDQAKTLLQQLGGKVTGSVSKKTDYLIAGENAGSKLTKAEELGIKILSEDQFLTITKTYL
- the zipA gene encoding cell division protein ZipA; the encoded protein is MDLQQIIITIAVIILAILIGHGLWSARKEKLQREQANKRFERQEPELTSEYVSAPRPVRRASINDQLEVQKNCVNTNTTSTISANTTKPTTAPVTEITENKDDVAVHQPLQQTLDLDDDNLEQEVSQIKITLPGQPPISATSQSNPTLDAVKGEQEITPSEQTTEITNQAEQNEKDEINSVNNSENNAEKPETTEEKTQQEYLVIYVVAPENREFYGSRIVASLENLGFIFGQHNIFHYHLDLNADSPITFSVANMRKPGVFDLSNMDQFSTNGLTFFMPLPSPGNNLVNFRTMLRTATTLSEELNGFLLNDRREIFTEENKQAYLAKVTEE
- the cysZ gene encoding sulfate transporter CysZ — encoded protein: MNFEEIKQGFNYFVLGWHLIMQKGLRRFVIVPFIINIILLSAIFYLFLHQINQFNHWLMAFIPDWLGVISYLILALGIAVILLFFYFIFTTLAGFIAAPFNGLLAEKVEIRLTGEETASMTLLDLTKDLPRIFKREWQKLCYSWWRLVLLFLCGFIPFLGQTIVPFLFFIFTAWLLAIQYCDYPFDNHKVDFQQMKLALAQKRWLNLTFGGLVSLCAFIPLVNFIVMPVAVCGATAIWVDHYRQQFKSNLAENRTD